The following proteins are co-located in the Fimbriiglobus ruber genome:
- a CDS encoding IS701 family transposase: MTEQEIVGVGPAFARYLGRYRDVFRQDRTAAHFDTYCRGLLSDLPRKSIEPIALASGTTVRTLQLFVTTSVWSYDEARTRLHRFVADTLADLPTDPVGTVGVIDETSSRKWGDHTPGVQRQYLGCVGKVDNGIVTVHVGVTHGTFRTLLDADLFLPESWDVDRARCQAAGIPDTVRHHPKWRLALDQLLRANTNGITFDGLTFDEGYGAAVPLLTVLGVMGQRFVGEIPTHFAVRDAAGGPSRRADERLTGGHAERGRVYRLTRQTTRPSVWRVATAIVWVADRKHTLMVARNDATGEIKYFLTNATAEPVARILAVAFRRWTVEHLFRVAKQEVGLMHYEGRDYTGLMRHRTLAVVVLGFVAAHTERLRGEKPRRDDGAGVPGAQRPVRDPVPAATGNRGHPTYQRRNSIPPAAKQASHPIS; this comes from the coding sequence ATGACCGAGCAGGAAATCGTGGGCGTCGGCCCGGCGTTCGCCCGGTATCTGGGCCGGTATCGGGACGTGTTCCGGCAAGACCGCACGGCCGCCCACTTCGACACGTATTGTCGGGGCCTGTTATCCGACCTGCCGCGGAAATCGATCGAACCGATCGCGTTGGCGAGCGGGACGACGGTCCGTACCCTCCAGTTGTTCGTGACGACCTCGGTGTGGTCGTACGACGAGGCCCGGACGCGGTTGCACCGATTCGTGGCCGATACGCTGGCCGATCTCCCGACCGATCCCGTCGGAACGGTCGGGGTGATCGACGAGACGAGCAGCCGGAAGTGGGGGGATCACACTCCGGGCGTCCAACGGCAGTACCTGGGGTGTGTGGGCAAGGTCGACAATGGGATCGTGACCGTCCACGTGGGGGTCACCCACGGCACCTTTCGCACCCTGTTGGACGCCGACCTGTTCCTACCCGAGTCGTGGGACGTGGACCGCGCGCGGTGTCAGGCGGCCGGCATCCCGGACACCGTCCGGCACCACCCGAAGTGGCGGCTGGCCCTCGACCAACTCCTCCGGGCGAACACGAACGGGATCACGTTCGACGGGCTGACGTTCGACGAAGGGTACGGGGCAGCCGTCCCGCTCCTGACCGTGTTGGGCGTGATGGGACAGCGGTTCGTGGGTGAAATCCCGACGCATTTCGCCGTCCGGGACGCGGCCGGGGGCCCCTCCCGGCGGGCCGACGAGCGGTTGACCGGGGGTCACGCCGAGCGGGGGCGAGTGTACCGGTTGACCCGCCAGACGACCCGCCCGTCGGTCTGGCGGGTGGCCACCGCCATCGTCTGGGTGGCCGACCGCAAGCACACCCTGATGGTCGCCCGCAACGACGCGACCGGGGAGATCAAGTACTTCCTGACGAACGCCACGGCCGAGCCGGTGGCTCGGATTCTCGCCGTCGCCTTCCGCCGGTGGACGGTCGAGCATCTATTCCGGGTCGCCAAACAGGAAGTCGGACTGATGCACTACGAGGGGCGGGATTACACGGGGCTGATGCGGCACCGGACCCTGGCCGTGGTCGTCCTCGGATTCGTCGCCGCCCACACGGAGCGGCTCCGGGGGGAAAAACCCAGACGTGACGATGGAGCAGGTGTGCCGGGCGCTCAACGTCCGGTGCGCGATCCTGTTCCGGCGGCGACGGGGAACCGGGGCCACCCAACATACCAGCGACGTAATTCAATACCACCAGCGGCGAAACAAGCAAGCCACCCGATCTCATAA
- a CDS encoding acetamidase/formamidase family protein → MQRIEREQAKKYAFDWRDEPLLRVDCGEPFEIETYDASTGYFKTQADKAVPGKRPGFDRSPPLANPIGGPVYVNGVDRGDVLVVTLDDILVDDYSWIAVGPRRGPLGESTRWPELSSDYTTRIFRHTPGPSGTTRDGTLRFNDRLTWPITPFVGTLGVCPDREVVTSLDGQGPWGGNLDIRDFAVGNTIYLPVYHPGALLYLGDVHASQGDTEFTGTAAETKSTVRLRLSVIKQKRLPWVRIEKPDSIISVHADRPLEVAVETATVNLMDWLITEYGFTPTDAYCLVSTCPDFRIHVYQMCKIARLSFVAGAELPKRYLVT, encoded by the coding sequence GTGCAGCGCATCGAACGAGAGCAGGCCAAGAAATACGCGTTCGATTGGCGCGACGAACCCCTTCTCCGGGTCGACTGTGGCGAACCCTTCGAGATCGAGACTTACGACGCCTCGACGGGCTACTTCAAGACCCAGGCGGACAAGGCCGTTCCCGGTAAACGGCCGGGCTTCGACCGCTCGCCGCCGCTCGCCAACCCGATCGGCGGCCCCGTCTACGTCAACGGGGTCGACCGCGGGGACGTCCTCGTCGTCACCCTGGACGACATTCTGGTGGACGACTACTCGTGGATCGCCGTCGGGCCGAGGCGCGGCCCGCTCGGTGAATCGACCCGCTGGCCGGAACTCTCCAGCGACTACACCACGCGCATCTTCCGCCACACGCCGGGGCCGAGCGGCACGACCCGCGACGGCACCCTCCGGTTCAACGACCGACTGACGTGGCCGATCACGCCGTTCGTCGGCACGCTGGGCGTCTGCCCGGACCGAGAAGTGGTGACGAGTTTGGACGGCCAGGGTCCGTGGGGCGGCAACCTCGACATCCGCGACTTCGCCGTCGGCAACACCATTTATTTGCCGGTCTACCATCCCGGCGCGCTCTTGTACCTCGGCGATGTCCACGCCAGCCAGGGCGACACCGAATTCACCGGGACGGCGGCCGAGACGAAATCGACCGTCCGGCTCCGCCTGAGCGTCATCAAGCAAAAGCGCCTGCCGTGGGTCCGCATCGAGAAGCCCGATTCGATCATCTCCGTCCACGCCGATCGGCCGCTCGAAGTGGCCGTCGAGACGGCGACCGTCAACCTCATGGACTGGCTCATCACCGAGTACGGCTTCACGCCGACCGACGCCTACTGCCTCGTGAGTACCTGCCCCGATTTCCGTATTCACGTTTACCAGATGTGCAAGATCGCCCGGCTCTCATTTGTTGCTGGAGCGGAACTCCCGAAAAGGTATCTAGTTACGTAA